The Paenibacillus sp. RUD330 genome has a segment encoding these proteins:
- the ftsZ gene encoding cell division protein FtsZ translates to MLEFDIDLEQLAQIKVIGVGGGGSNAVNRMIDNGVKGVEFITVNTDAQALHLAKAEHKLQIGDKLTRGLGAGANPEVGKKAAEESRDLVAATLKGADMVFVTAGMGGGTGTGAAPVIAEIARECGALTVGVVTRPFTFEGRKRSNQAENGIEALKEKVDTLIIIPNDRLLEIVDKKTPMLEAFREADNVLRQAVQGISDLIAVPGLINLDFADVKTIMTERGSALMGIGIATGENRAAEAARKAIQSPLLETSIDGARGVIMNITGGMNLSLYEVNEAAEIVIEASDPEVNMIFGAIIDEDFKDEIKVTVIATGFEHKAAPVQPARRPQTQSHGAAPEPQEQRAPQPSAKPFTNTPSDQLEIPAFLRNNRPRGDR, encoded by the coding sequence ATGTTGGAGTTCGATATTGACTTGGAACAGCTGGCACAAATTAAAGTCATCGGTGTCGGGGGCGGCGGCAGCAATGCGGTGAACCGGATGATCGACAACGGAGTGAAGGGCGTGGAGTTCATTACGGTGAACACCGATGCCCAGGCGCTCCATCTCGCCAAAGCGGAGCATAAGCTCCAGATCGGCGACAAGCTTACGCGCGGCCTCGGAGCCGGCGCGAATCCCGAGGTCGGCAAAAAAGCGGCCGAGGAATCCCGCGATCTCGTCGCCGCCACGCTCAAGGGCGCGGACATGGTGTTCGTGACCGCCGGCATGGGCGGCGGCACCGGTACCGGCGCCGCTCCCGTCATCGCCGAAATCGCCCGCGAATGCGGTGCGCTGACGGTCGGCGTCGTGACCCGTCCGTTCACCTTCGAGGGCCGCAAGCGCTCGAACCAGGCGGAGAACGGCATCGAGGCGCTGAAGGAAAAGGTCGATACGCTGATCATCATCCCGAACGACCGCCTGCTTGAGATCGTCGACAAGAAAACGCCGATGCTCGAGGCGTTCCGCGAAGCCGACAATGTGCTTCGACAGGCCGTTCAAGGCATCTCCGACCTGATCGCCGTCCCGGGCCTCATCAACCTCGACTTCGCGGACGTGAAGACGATCATGACCGAGCGCGGCTCCGCCCTCATGGGCATCGGCATCGCGACCGGCGAGAACCGCGCGGCAGAGGCGGCCCGCAAGGCGATCCAGAGCCCGCTGCTCGAGACGTCGATCGACGGCGCCCGAGGCGTCATCATGAACATCACCGGCGGCATGAACCTGTCGCTGTACGAGGTGAACGAAGCGGCCGAGATCGTCATCGAGGCTTCCGATCCGGAGGTCAACATGATCTTCGGCGCGATCATCGACGAGGATTTCAAGGACGAGATCAAGGTCACCGTCATCGCGACAGGCTTCGAGCACAAGGCGGCGCCTGTTCAGCCGGCCCGCCGCCCGCAGACCCAAAGCCATGGCGCCGCTCCAGAGCCTCAAGAGCAGCGCGCTCCTCAGCCGAGCGCCAAGCCGTTCACCAATACGCCGAGCGACCAGCTGGAGATTCCCGCTTTCCTGCGCAACAACCGCCCGCGCGGCGACCGCTGA
- the ftsA gene encoding cell division protein FtsA: MGNNDIIVSLDIGTSKVRVIIGEVTGGAINIIGVGSSDSEGIRKGAIVDIDQTVKSIRNAVEHAERMVDIQISEVYVGIQGNHIALQSNHGVVAVSNEDREIGEEDIERVLQAAKVVALPPEREIINLVPKQYLVDGLEGISDPRGMIGVRLEVESTIVTGAKTAIHNLIRCVEKAGLHISGIILMSLASGMMSLSKDEKSMGTAIVDIGAGSTTLSIFDQGGLAATSTLPVGGEFVTNDISYGLRTQTDQAEKIKLKYGCASVYDAAEDQRFKVTRLGSNVEKEFSQVDLANIIEPRMAEIFYMIRQEVRRLGYAQKIQGYVLTGGTVNLPGTLTVAQQELESSVRIAVPDFIGVRDPAFGSGVGMIQYVSKHMTIRNSGAVKKQASRKTGTAAPAKPGMIERIKNMFSEFI, from the coding sequence TTGGGCAATAACGACATCATTGTCAGTTTGGACATCGGTACATCCAAGGTTCGAGTTATTATTGGCGAAGTGACAGGCGGAGCCATTAATATAATTGGAGTTGGATCGTCCGACTCGGAAGGCATCCGCAAAGGAGCCATCGTAGACATCGACCAGACCGTCAAGTCGATCCGCAACGCGGTCGAGCATGCGGAGAGAATGGTCGACATTCAGATTTCGGAAGTGTACGTAGGCATTCAAGGGAACCATATCGCTCTGCAGAGCAATCACGGCGTCGTGGCTGTCTCCAACGAGGATCGCGAGATCGGCGAGGAAGACATCGAGCGCGTGCTGCAGGCGGCCAAGGTCGTGGCGCTGCCCCCGGAACGCGAAATCATCAATCTCGTGCCGAAGCAGTATCTGGTCGACGGGCTTGAAGGCATTTCGGATCCGCGCGGCATGATCGGCGTCCGTCTCGAAGTGGAATCCACCATCGTGACCGGAGCGAAGACGGCCATACATAATCTGATCCGCTGCGTGGAGAAGGCAGGGCTGCACATCTCCGGCATCATCCTGATGTCGCTGGCTTCCGGCATGATGTCCCTCAGCAAGGACGAGAAGTCGATGGGTACGGCCATCGTCGACATCGGAGCCGGATCCACGACCCTGTCCATCTTTGATCAGGGCGGCCTGGCCGCCACGTCGACGCTGCCGGTCGGAGGGGAATTCGTCACCAACGACATTTCCTACGGCCTGCGCACGCAGACGGACCAAGCGGAGAAGATCAAGCTCAAGTACGGCTGCGCGTCCGTGTACGACGCCGCGGAGGACCAGCGCTTCAAGGTGACGCGGCTCGGCTCCAACGTCGAGAAGGAATTTTCCCAGGTCGATCTGGCGAACATCATCGAGCCGCGCATGGCCGAGATCTTCTACATGATCCGGCAGGAAGTCCGCCGTCTGGGCTATGCCCAAAAAATCCAGGGCTACGTGCTCACCGGAGGCACGGTGAACTTGCCGGGCACGCTGACCGTGGCGCAGCAGGAGCTGGAATCTTCCGTCCGCATCGCCGTCCCTGATTTCATCGGCGTACGCGACCCTGCCTTCGGCAGCGGAGTCGGAATGATCCAATATGTGAGCAAGCATATGACGATTCGCAATTCGGGAGCGGTCAAGAAGCAGGCAAGCCGCAAGACGGGAACCGCAGCCCCCGCTAAACCCGGCATGATTGAACGAATCAAGAACATGTTCAGCGAATTCATCTGA
- a CDS encoding FtsQ-type POTRA domain-containing protein: MAELIPILKEPPPKRKGNRKLVFILVLLFLILLSILFFNSSISKVSVVTVEGEQFTTEARIREAASVRAGDAFFGTLSSSVEHRIRKLGSVKEVKVAKTFPGQIRITVEEYPPVAFELAANGQLSAILASGSIIQADQAKAVVDKPVLSGWKKDDSVKGQLCKQLALIDPAALGNLSEIMPSPTESYPDRIRIYTRNGFEVITAASLLKDKIDTLNSVVEERDPGRVTLLLADTYSPFVQAAGSSGEAGP, from the coding sequence TTGGCTGAATTGATCCCGATCTTGAAGGAGCCGCCGCCGAAGCGGAAGGGCAACCGGAAGCTCGTCTTCATCCTGGTGCTTCTATTCCTTATTTTATTATCGATCCTATTCTTTAATTCCTCGATCAGCAAGGTCAGCGTCGTGACGGTCGAAGGCGAGCAGTTCACGACGGAAGCGCGAATCCGCGAGGCGGCAAGCGTCCGAGCTGGAGACGCCTTCTTCGGCACTCTCTCCTCCAGCGTGGAGCACCGGATCCGGAAGCTCGGCTCGGTCAAGGAAGTCAAGGTGGCCAAAACCTTTCCCGGACAGATCAGGATCACGGTCGAGGAATATCCGCCGGTGGCGTTCGAGCTCGCTGCGAACGGCCAGCTGAGCGCCATATTGGCGAGCGGCTCGATCATCCAGGCCGACCAGGCCAAAGCCGTCGTGGACAAGCCGGTCCTCTCGGGATGGAAGAAGGACGACTCCGTGAAGGGCCAACTGTGCAAGCAGCTTGCCTTGATCGATCCTGCCGCGCTCGGCAATCTGTCGGAGATCATGCCTTCTCCTACCGAATCCTATCCGGACCGGATCCGCATCTACACTCGCAACGGGTTCGAAGTCATTACGGCCGCCTCCCTGCTCAAGGACAAGATCGACACGCTGAATTCGGTCGTCGAGGAGCGGGATCCCGGCCGGGTCACGCTGCTGCTTGCGGATACCTATTCGCCGTTCGTGCAAGCCGCGGGCAGCTCGGGGGAGGCCGGACCCTGA
- the murA gene encoding UDP-N-acetylglucosamine 1-carboxyvinyltransferase, which yields MDKLVIEGGQPLSGTIAIQGAKNAALPILAGSMLASGTVVIDSVPQLLDIEVMLHILQELGCRAEHVGDTVTINTATAYQAHIPEKLMGQMRSSIFLMGPLLARFGEVHLYQPGGCAIGERKIDLHLEGLRSLGAEIEEYGDRISCRAEKLHGADIHLSFPSVGATENIMMAAALAEGRTTITGAAREPEIQDLQHFLNAMGARIIGAGTDTITIEGVESLTPCRYRVIPDRIVAGTVMVAAAATKGKVTLTNTRPAHLSSLIHVLRRAGVGIGIEGDAITVGTSARPKAVERIVTSPYPAFPTDLQSQVMVLLALADGTSIMKETIFEGRFKHVDELSRMGADIRVDLNAAVIRGVSRLYGATVEATDLRAGAALVIAGLAANGRTVVEQVHHIDRGYDSIESMLARLGARIVRSAPVPDNGAVPG from the coding sequence TTGGACAAATTGGTGATTGAAGGCGGGCAACCTCTCTCAGGAACCATTGCTATCCAAGGGGCGAAAAACGCAGCTCTGCCGATTCTGGCAGGCAGCATGCTCGCCAGCGGCACGGTCGTGATCGATTCGGTGCCGCAGCTGCTCGATATAGAAGTCATGCTGCACATCTTGCAGGAGCTCGGTTGCCGCGCGGAACATGTCGGCGACACCGTCACGATCAATACGGCGACGGCATACCAGGCCCATATCCCCGAGAAGCTGATGGGCCAGATGCGTTCCTCCATTTTCCTGATGGGACCTCTGCTCGCCCGATTCGGGGAAGTCCATCTCTACCAGCCTGGCGGCTGCGCAATCGGAGAGCGGAAGATCGATCTTCATCTCGAAGGGCTGCGTTCGCTTGGCGCCGAAATCGAGGAATATGGGGATCGGATTTCCTGCCGGGCGGAGAAGCTGCACGGAGCGGATATCCATCTCAGCTTTCCCAGCGTAGGCGCGACGGAGAACATCATGATGGCCGCTGCGCTCGCAGAAGGCAGAACGACGATCACGGGAGCTGCCAGGGAGCCGGAAATCCAGGATCTCCAGCATTTCCTCAACGCGATGGGCGCGCGCATCATCGGAGCGGGCACGGATACGATTACGATCGAAGGAGTCGAGTCGCTCACTCCATGCCGCTACCGGGTCATTCCGGACCGGATCGTAGCCGGCACCGTCATGGTGGCTGCCGCTGCGACCAAAGGAAAGGTTACGCTGACGAACACGAGGCCGGCGCATCTGTCTTCGCTGATCCATGTGCTCCGCCGCGCCGGAGTCGGCATCGGCATCGAGGGGGACGCCATCACCGTCGGAACGTCGGCGAGGCCGAAGGCGGTCGAGCGGATCGTCACTTCTCCCTATCCGGCCTTTCCGACGGATCTCCAGTCGCAGGTGATGGTGCTGCTTGCTCTGGCCGACGGCACGAGCATCATGAAGGAAACGATTTTCGAGGGCCGCTTCAAGCATGTCGACGAGCTCAGCCGCATGGGGGCGGATATCCGCGTCGATCTCAATGCGGCCGTCATCCGGGGCGTATCCAGGCTGTACGGCGCAACGGTCGAAGCGACGGACCTGCGGGCCGGCGCCGCTCTCGTCATCGCCGGACTCGCGGCCAACGGGCGCACAGTCGTCGAGCAGGTACATCATATCGACCGCGGCTACGACAGCATCGAATCGATGCTTGCGCGGCTTGGAGCACGGATTGTCCGCAGCGCGCCGGTGCCCGACAACGGAGCCGTTCCGGGCTGA
- the murB gene encoding UDP-N-acetylmuramate dehydrogenase, whose amino-acid sequence MKAWMQELEEAHVGDISRQVPLSTLTTWRIGGPADAVVVPSGKEELARTIRILRRHEVPWMTLGKGSNMLVSDKGIRGVVIKPGSALDFAEFDGTLVRAGAAYPFVTLAVKAGRKGLTGLEFAGGIPGTVGGAVYMNAGAHGSDVSRIFKSADIVLETGELATWGPEEMKFSYRHSRLQEEASRGIVVEALFELESGEAGEITAAMAAHKDRRRATQPLHQPSCGSVFRNPPGTYAAKLIEEAGLKGYSVGGAQVSTLHANFIVNTGQAAAEDVLTLIAHIRGTVKDRTGIDLKPEVLVVGER is encoded by the coding sequence ATGAAAGCTTGGATGCAGGAGCTGGAAGAAGCCCATGTGGGCGACATCAGCCGGCAGGTCCCGCTCTCGACGCTTACGACGTGGAGAATCGGCGGGCCAGCCGACGCCGTGGTTGTCCCGAGCGGCAAGGAAGAGCTGGCAAGAACGATTCGCATTCTGCGCAGGCACGAAGTGCCCTGGATGACGCTTGGAAAGGGTTCCAACATGCTCGTCTCGGACAAAGGAATCCGCGGCGTCGTCATCAAGCCGGGGTCTGCGCTGGACTTCGCGGAATTCGACGGCACGCTCGTGCGTGCCGGAGCCGCGTATCCGTTCGTCACGCTTGCAGTTAAGGCCGGCAGGAAAGGGCTGACAGGACTGGAATTCGCCGGGGGAATTCCAGGAACGGTAGGCGGTGCCGTCTATATGAATGCGGGAGCCCATGGATCCGATGTGTCGCGTATATTCAAATCAGCCGACATCGTGCTGGAGACAGGGGAATTGGCGACGTGGGGACCGGAGGAGATGAAGTTCTCCTACCGCCATTCGAGACTGCAGGAGGAAGCAAGCCGCGGCATCGTCGTGGAAGCTCTCTTCGAGCTGGAGAGCGGAGAGGCCGGCGAGATCACGGCTGCGATGGCTGCCCACAAGGATCGGCGCAGAGCCACGCAGCCGCTGCATCAGCCGAGCTGCGGAAGCGTCTTCCGCAATCCTCCGGGCACCTATGCCGCGAAGCTGATCGAAGAAGCCGGGCTCAAAGGCTATTCGGTAGGCGGAGCCCAGGTGTCGACCTTGCACGCCAATTTCATTGTCAACACCGGCCAGGCGGCGGCTGAAGACGTCCTCACCCTGATCGCCCATATTCGCGGCACGGTCAAGGACCGTACCGGCATTGACTTGAAGCCGGAAGTATTGGTGGTGGGTGAGCGGTAA
- the murG gene encoding undecaprenyldiphospho-muramoylpentapeptide beta-N-acetylglucosaminyltransferase, with the protein MRIVLTGGGTGGHIYPALAIGKQMQQEEPRTELLYIGTSRGLESRIVPEAGVRFEAVEITGFRRRLSVENVRTVIRFMKGVSRSKELLKAFKPDAVVGTGGYVCGPVMYAAARLGIPTLVHEQNAIPGLTNKFLSRYADCVAVSFEASTASFGKAKRTVYAGNPCASHVVKASRSKGYASLGIAEGSRIVLVVGGSRGAQAINDAMVAMAPAAARSRAVHYVFVTGESYYERTSAAIKEAAPGITNHLHVLPYLHNMPEVLAASTLVVGRAGASSLAELTALGLPSILIPSPNVTNNHQEANARSLADAGAAELVLERELSGDGLWSRIEAILQDSAVLQRMKEASRKLGMPGSASILTAELRRLAKK; encoded by the coding sequence ATGCGAATCGTACTGACCGGAGGAGGAACTGGGGGGCATATCTATCCCGCCCTGGCCATCGGCAAGCAGATGCAGCAGGAAGAGCCTCGGACGGAGCTGCTCTATATCGGCACGAGCCGCGGGCTCGAGAGCCGGATCGTGCCGGAGGCGGGAGTGCGCTTCGAAGCGGTGGAAATCACCGGCTTCAGGCGCAGGCTGTCGGTCGAGAACGTCAGGACCGTCATCCGCTTCATGAAGGGGGTCAGCCGGTCCAAGGAGCTGCTGAAGGCTTTCAAGCCCGATGCGGTGGTCGGGACCGGCGGATATGTATGCGGGCCCGTCATGTATGCAGCCGCGAGGCTCGGCATCCCGACGCTCGTCCATGAGCAGAATGCCATTCCCGGGCTGACCAACAAGTTCTTGTCCCGTTACGCCGATTGCGTGGCGGTGAGCTTCGAAGCTTCCACCGCATCATTCGGCAAGGCGAAGCGCACGGTCTATGCCGGCAACCCGTGCGCTTCCCATGTCGTCAAGGCGAGCCGCAGCAAAGGCTACGCTTCGCTCGGCATCGCCGAGGGGAGCCGCATCGTGCTCGTCGTAGGCGGCAGCAGGGGGGCGCAGGCCATCAACGATGCGATGGTCGCCATGGCGCCGGCCGCGGCCCGCTCCAGAGCCGTCCATTATGTCTTCGTCACCGGAGAAAGCTATTACGAACGCACCTCTGCGGCCATCAAGGAGGCGGCGCCAGGCATCACCAACCATCTGCATGTCCTGCCATATCTCCATAACATGCCCGAGGTGCTGGCCGCTTCCACGCTTGTCGTCGGGCGAGCCGGCGCTTCGTCGCTGGCCGAGCTGACGGCGCTCGGATTGCCGTCCATCTTAATTCCGTCGCCTAATGTGACGAATAACCATCAGGAAGCCAACGCCCGCAGTCTCGCAGACGCGGGGGCGGCCGAGCTGGTGCTTGAGCGCGAACTCAGCGGTGACGGCCTATGGAGCCGCATCGAAGCGATATTGCAGGACAGCGCCGTACTGCAGCGCATGAAGGAAGCGTCGCGGAAGCTCGGCATGCCGGGATCCGCTTCGATCCTCACGGCGGAGCTGCGCAGGCTGGCGAAGAAATAA